The following proteins are co-located in the Silene latifolia isolate original U9 population chromosome 1, ASM4854445v1, whole genome shotgun sequence genome:
- the LOC141651573 gene encoding uncharacterized protein LOC141651573, producing MATPSSSQVTTGIPLTADARKTREVSELVGIPVIPLGTIVDDEVVSQHEDEEVQSQHSKEDQTEWTEVRGKKNKTPPNSPITSGSTNLLQLTMEDIEPELQFWDTAVVCYVLGGNPPWELMEGFVRKLWSAYKIDKISFLPNGVFLVRFMTKECQSLVLQQGFPMFDNKPLVVKQWPKTCSLHKERVKFVPIWLRMCGLPLKFWSKSSLSKLVGLVGKLVKRDAATEDKTRLGYARLLVEVEIGQSFPDKLVFLDEKGQEVSILVEYEWKPSVCGACRVIGHTSDMCKKKQSAPVSKLAPKVQQVWRPIQKATVVTRTTSTEIPSSGPTYHNSSLITHVTVIQQLSRQEHVVPGPVSPVKSYVEALNTSPTSVGQEEGRLEEPPVETKIKDQDFSRVLNNLGHHWKDINNNDFHPGGRVWLIWDDQNFRVSLLHKNAQVISARITEVGTGETFLFSVVYGSNDEDERKELWDHLKFIHDTYQGPWGICGDFNNVLHSNERIGRDVRLSDVVHFKDCVDYCGLVDIKGKGAFFTWNNKQDPSVRGFSRIDRFMVNADWMALYPDAYAHFLPEGLLIIILVYALEKSPGLGGKPHSDITTCGLKKLKSLLKALNRGGFSDVEKSVAVAKALLEDIQIQMHQNPSDLNILAAESEAADSYSQKGALVTEEHAQILLTAATADEIKECLFSISSTKSHGPDGYSSQFFKDSWEIVGRMSLKLFRTASTQVLDKVICKRLAKVLPDVVSPNQGGFIKGKNIVENVLICQDLVRMYNRKVASPGCLIKIDLKKAYDSIEWSFLLQILHALKFPQKFIDLVMILGVITQQDDYRFHLMCGHIRLNHLLFADDLLLFCKGDAASIMWTLRAFSTFSAASGLSMNKTKSEIYFNGVTDDIMKSIIQISGFQRGTLPFKYLGVPIFSKKLTKIDEEKLIDRIVARIRGWGTRHLSYAGRVVLVNSVLSTLHSYWASMFLLSSRLMNRINALCRNFLWSGTSEYKRVPNVRWVNHVYMKNVAWTDYMAPADCNWSWKKITHIMNIFKQAYVGHKWLDKDIQYNVVEGYDWLREAQAKVPWRFLCWNSLNIPKCSFICWEFMHERLPTRDRLFRMNLLTDALCPVCQLHTESHSHLLYECDYAKACVSLLQHQLQISFRLNDLVTWYSSERVTKLQRKYVGSCHVSLLYWLWRVRNEAWKEQVVRTPKMIVKHILAEVKARFLKMTDSALLGRD from the exons ATGGCTACTCCGTCTTCATCTCAGGTCACAACTGGGATTCCGCTTACTGCTGATGCCCGTAAAACAAGAGAAGTCAGCGAGTTGGTGGGGATTCCAGTAATTCCACTGGGTACTATTGTGGATGATGAAGTGGTATCACAACATGAGGATGAGGAAGTGCAATCGCAGCATTCTAAGGAGGATCAAACTGAGTGGACGGAAGTCAGAGGTAAGAAAAACAAAACTCCACCGAATTCACCTATTACTTCTGGTTCTACGAATTTGTTACAACTAACCATGGAAGATATTGAGCCTGAACTTCAATTTTGGGATACTGCGGTTGTGTGCTATGTTCTGGGTGGGAATCCGCCTTGGGAACTTATGGAAGGTTTTGTTAGAAAATTATGGTCTGCGTATAAGATAGATAAGATCTCTTTTCTTCCAAATGGAGTTTTTCTGGTTAGGTTTATGACTAAAGAGTGTCAGTCTCTTGTTCTTCAACAAGGTTTTCCTATGTTTGACAATAAGCCCCTTGTTGTCAAACAATGGCCTAAAACCTGTAGTCTGCATAAAGAGAGAGTCAAATTTGTCCCAATCTGGTTGCGTATGTGTGGTTTACCTCTCAAATTTTGGAGTAAATCTAGTCTGAGTAAGTTGGTTGGGCTAGTGGGTAAACTTGTTAAAAGAGATGCTGCTACAGAAGACAAAACTAGGTTGGGATATGCTAGGTTACTAGTTGAGGTTGAAATTGGACAGTCCTTCCCTGATAAATTGGTTTTCCTAGATGAGAAGGGTCAGGAAGTGAGTATATTGGTTGAGTACGAGTGGAAACCATCTGTGTGTGGAGCTTGCAGGGTTATAGGTCATACTTCTGACATGTGCAAGAAAAAACAATCTGCTCCAGTCTCAAAGCTTGCCCCAAAAGTTCAGCAGGTTTGGAGACCAATCCAGAAGGCTACTGTGGTTACTCGGACTACTTCCACTGAAATTCCTTCTAGTGGTCCTACCTACCACAACTCCTCTCTGATAACACATGTCACTGTGATTCAACAACTCTCAAGACAAGAACATGTTGTGCCTGGTCCTGTTTCTCCTGTCAAATCTTATGTGGAGGCCCTCAATACTAGCCCTACTAGTGTGGGACAAGAGGAAGGGAGATTGGAGGAACCACCAG TTGAGACTAAAATAAAAGATCAAGATTTTAGTAGGGTTTTGAATAATCTTGGTCATCATTGGAAGGATATCAATAATAATGATTTTCATCCTGGGGGGAGAGTTTGGCTTATTTGGGATGATCAGAATTTTAGGGTGTCTCTCCTTCATAAGAATGCTCAGGTGATCTCTGCTAGAATTACAGAGGTAGGCACTGGTGAGACTTTCTTGTTTTCTGTGGTTTATGGATCTAATGATGAAGATGAGAGGAAAGAGTTAtgggatcatctcaagtttattCATGACACTTATCAGGGTCCCTGGGGCATCTGTGGGGATTTTAATAATGTGTTACACTCTAATGAAAGGATTGGGAGAGATGTTAGACTGTCTGATGTTGTTCATTTTAAGGATTGTGTTGATTACTGTGGTTTGGTTGACATTAAAGGGAAGGGTGCCTTCTTTACTTGGAATAATAAGCAAGATCCAAGTGTAAGAGGTTTCTCTAGGATTGATAGGTTTATGGTGAATGCTGATTGGATGGCTCTCTATCCTGATGCCTATGCTCATTTCTTACCAGAAGGACTTTTGATCATAATCTTAGTGTATGCTTTAGAAAAGTCACCAGGTCTAGGAGGAAAACCCCATTCAGATATTACAACATGTGGA TTGAAGAAGCTTAAAAGCCTTCTTAAAGCTCTTAACAGGGGTGGCTTTTCTGATGTGGAGAAGTCTGTGGCAGTGGCTAAAGCTTTACTAGAGGATATTCAGATTCAGATGCATCAGAATCCTTCTGATCTTAATATTTTGGCTGCTGAAAGTGAAGCAGCTGACTCCTATAG TCAGAAAGGGGCCTTAGTTACTGAGGAGCATGCTCAAATTTTATTAACTGCTGCCACTGCAGATGAAATTAAGGAGTGTTTATTCTCTATCTCCTCTACCAAATCTCATGGGCCTGATGGATATTCAAGCCAATTTTTTAAGGACTCTTGGGAGATAGTTGGGAGGATGTCATTAAAGCTGTTTAGGACTGCTTCCACTCAG GTGCTTGATAAGGTTATTTGCAAAAGATTAGCTAAAGTCCTTCCTGATGTAGTTAGTCCTAACCAAGGGGGGTTTAtcaaggggaagaatatagtggaAAACGTTCTAATCTGCCAAGACCTGGTTAGAATGTACAATAGAAAAGTTGCTTCCCCTGGGTGTCTGATCAAGATAGACCTAAAAAAAGCATATGACTCTATTGAATGGAGTTTCTTGCTTCAAATTCTTCATGCCTTGAAGTTCCCTCAGAAGTTTATTGATCTAGTTAT GATTTTGGGGGTCATTACACAGCAAGATGATTACAGATTCCATCTTATGTGTGGCCACATTAGATTGAATCATCTCCTATTTGCTGATGATCTCCTTCTATTCTGCAAAGGGGATGCTGCTTCTATAATGTGGACACTTAGGGCTTTCTCTACTTTTTCAGCTGCCTCTGGTTTGAGTATGAACAAGACTAAGTCTGAAATTTATTTCAATGGAGTGACTGATGATATTATGAAGTCTATTATTCAAATTTCTGGATTTCAAAGGGGTACCTTACCTTTCAAATATTTGGGTGTCCCAATTTTCTCCAAGAAACTGACTAAGATTGATGAGGAAAAATTGATTGACAGAATTGTGGCAAGGATTAGAGGTTGGGGCACTAGGCACCTGTCCTATGCAGGTAGGGTGGTTTTGGTCAACTCTGTTCTTTCTACCCTTCATTCTTATTGGGCATCAATGTTCCTGCTTTCCAGTAGGCTAATGAATAGGATTAATGCACTCTGTAGGAATTTCCTTTGGAGTGGTACTTCTGAATACAAAAGAGTCCCTAAT GTTAGATGGGTTAATCATGTTTATATGAAGAATGTTGCTTGGACTGATTACATGGCTCCTGCAGATTGCAACTGGTCATGGAAAAAAATTACTCATATTATGAACATCTTTAAGCAAGCCTAtgttggtcataaatggttggaTAAGGACATTCAGTACAATGTTGTAGAAGGGTATGACTGGTTGAGAGAGGCTCAGGCTAAGGTTCCTTGGAGGTTTTTATGTTGGAATTCTCTCAATATTCCAAAATGCTCTTTCATTTGTTGGGAGTTTATGCACGAAAGACTGCCTACTAGAGATAGGCTTTTCAGAATGAACCTGCTGACTGATGCTCTTTGTCCGGTTTGTCAGCTTCATACTGAAAGTCACTCTCACTTGCTATATGAGTGTGATTATGCTAAAGCTTGTGTGAGTTTGTTGCAACATCAGCTTCAGATCTCTTTCAGGCTCAATGATTTAGTGACTTGGTATTCATCTGAAAGAGTTACTAAATTGCAAAGGAAGTATGTTGGATCTTGTCATGTTTCTTTACTTTACTGGCTATGGAGAGTTCGCAATGAGGCTTGGAAGGAGCAGGTTGTGAGAACCCCTAAGATGATTGTCAAGCACATCCTTGCTGAGGTCAAAGCTCGTTTTCTGAAGATGACTGATAGTGCTTTACTGGGCAGGGATTAG